GGCAGGGTACGCAAATCGGCCATGCCCGGTAATAGAGGCGACGAGGGGCGCAGATCAACCCCGCAAATGGGATTCTTACCGGATTTTAGCCGCCTTCGGGCTTGTCGAGCGGCAGGCGGCGGCGTTTGCTGAAGTCGTCTGGCTCTTACACCTCGTCTCATGTCGCTACCCAAGATCGACTTTCTCGTCATCGGCACCCAAAAGGGGGGCACGACCACGCTCGACAGCATGCTCGAACAGCACCCGGCGCTCTTTCTCGCGCAAGTGAAGGAGTTGAACTACTTCGCCCTTGGCGGCAAGGCCCCCAATTGGCAGGGGCCGGGCGACGACCGGGCCGCCAATGCCCTCAGCGCCTACCGCGACGACCAGTATGCCGCCCACTTCCGAGGGGCGCAAGCGGGGCAGAAGCTGGGAGAATCGTCGGTGCTGTATCTTTACAGCGAGCACGCGCCCGCCGCCATCCATGCGCACAACCCCGGCATGAAGCTGATCGCCGTCTTGCGCGACCCGGTGAAGCGCGCCTACTCGGCCTACAGCCACCTGCGCCGCGACGCTCGCGAGCCGGAGGCGGATTTCCGCACCGCGCTCGCCCAGGAAACGGCCCGAACGGGAGCCAACTGGGAGCAACTGTGGCGTTACCGCGAGACGGGCCACTATGGCGACCAGATCGAGCGCTTCCTCCAATACTTCCCGCGCGAGCAACTGCTGCTCTTCACGACCGAGATGCTGAAGGACCTGCCGGCAGTGGTGCGCCAGTGTTACGAATTCCTCGGCGTCGATCCCGCCTTCCAGCCCGACTACGACATCACGATGAACGTCTCCGGGCTGGCCAAAAATCAGGGGCTGAATGACTTTCTCGGCGCGCCGCACCCGTTGAAGGACGCGCTGAAGAAGGTCTTGCCGCTCAGCCTCGGTCGAAAGATCAAAGGCTGGATCAGCCAGCGCAACCTGACTCCCATGCCGCCTTGCCCCAGCGACGTTGCCGCCGAGCTGCGCGCCTACTACCGCCCGCAAGTCGACAAAACCGAACGCCTCACCGGCCTCGACCTGAGCGCCTGGAAGTAGGGGGTGGCGCTTGTCTGGCACCTCAAGGGTGCATTCACATTATTGGAATTGTCACCGGAAGTCGCCTGCGGCGACATCACGGCTAATCGCTTGCATCCTGCGGATGCCAATCCGCCCAAATAATCCGGTAGGGCGTTGTCCATTGCCTCGGCTCTGTTGCGCTGTGACCCTGTGTTATTCAGGTGAGCCACACTTGAGTTGCACCCGCAGGGTGCAAGCGGCTAGCCGGATGTCGGAGCGCCAGCGAACGACTTCCGGTTGCGGCCGTATTTTTAGTGCACCCTTTGGGTGCCAGCCATTATTCAGTCCCTCAGCCCGAGCTGCTCCTTCACCTCGGGGGCATCGTCGAGCGCG
The Verrucomicrobiota bacterium JB022 DNA segment above includes these coding regions:
- a CDS encoding sulfotransferase domain-containing protein, which encodes MSLPKIDFLVIGTQKGGTTTLDSMLEQHPALFLAQVKELNYFALGGKAPNWQGPGDDRAANALSAYRDDQYAAHFRGAQAGQKLGESSVLYLYSEHAPAAIHAHNPGMKLIAVLRDPVKRAYSAYSHLRRDAREPEADFRTALAQETARTGANWEQLWRYRETGHYGDQIERFLQYFPREQLLLFTTEMLKDLPAVVRQCYEFLGVDPAFQPDYDITMNVSGLAKNQGLNDFLGAPHPLKDALKKVLPLSLGRKIKGWISQRNLTPMPPCPSDVAAELRAYYRPQVDKTERLTGLDLSAWK